In Halobacteriovorax marinus SJ, the following proteins share a genomic window:
- a CDS encoding kelch repeat-containing protein produces MKKLIYVLALGLLTTPVLGKEYVITSSDKLSDSLGAGYNSEEEAFVGKCVTGDVVYVGKQESNLDFSQTISQRQLSKELGISAGGRARMGAITHSASANFLKNSKSNSFSISSIYSGNYSFRQRKLNNPRLNDIGVKLSNNPMRFQNTCGDNFSHKQSIGAKIFFSIRLDFTSKLAKQTFEANYSMSGPMASASASLRQAKNSFSKDTKVTITALQVGGDISKISDIFYSADGNGSKDFVSCSFGDLAKCENVLSNAIKYATDTEVGFPSQIKPDTDMNSAIGPAVLKTYAYSYEMMGEYINFSPALTRAIKATRKNLNNLFEDIFAQHNLVETLINSGTIRLSPRQYGKFTQMQSNIFTQMYSLAEGIEDCYQKPLECSEIWLEFEPTNDEGVKLYAEEEFEVEKETFAQWCDFGYTPFATEGTLNSVNALVSRAKEIDPDLFAPPGAGMDVDLCYIAGSILEKQRSLSVTESNLSDLRLIATLKNLTELDLGDNEIEDISPLSSLVNLTKLNLRENRIYNLQALTSLLNLTSLELSDNEIEDASPLSRLGNITYLDLRNNGVDIACPFPEEGICLIADYRYNNEFVPLTRNHTNLPSRLGHRVSKLSNGDLIVSGDLSMTNNSGAIGALSNYQTEFFHSGSIAVKRSFHTSTTLDSDEVLLTGGWHANTSAELYNGRTKSSKAIGNMNFPRVEHVATKLDNGDVLITGGWKGRNQFWTGRDSQATAELFDATTRKFVNIGSMRVPRAGHTMTKLNDGRVLIVGGFKVDHESNGQGIASAEIFDPKFNRFTKLTSRLRFGRGHHTATKLKDGRVLIVGGFSKENKATNRIEIFNPKNNSFHLVEETMNEQRAYHQAVLLPDGKVFIVGGEVEHFARRNPQDECKTCSKTAEIYDPYAGISTQTSAQMNVPRSQFSATLTNDNRIIIIGGKGNDARFSASMFEFSEF; encoded by the coding sequence ATGAAGAAATTAATTTATGTTTTAGCATTAGGTCTTCTGACTACTCCTGTTCTAGGAAAAGAGTATGTTATCACGTCCAGTGATAAACTCTCTGATTCTCTGGGTGCAGGTTATAACTCAGAAGAGGAAGCATTTGTTGGAAAGTGTGTCACTGGAGACGTTGTCTATGTTGGTAAGCAAGAATCAAATCTTGATTTCTCACAGACAATTAGTCAAAGACAGCTCTCTAAAGAGCTTGGCATATCAGCTGGCGGTAGGGCCCGTATGGGAGCAATCACCCATTCAGCTTCGGCGAATTTTCTAAAGAATTCTAAGAGTAATTCATTTTCTATATCATCGATATATTCAGGGAATTATTCTTTTAGACAGAGAAAATTAAATAACCCTAGACTAAATGACATTGGAGTTAAGCTCTCCAATAATCCAATGAGATTTCAAAATACTTGTGGGGATAATTTTTCACATAAACAAAGTATTGGTGCAAAAATTTTCTTTAGTATTAGGCTAGACTTTACAAGTAAATTGGCGAAACAAACCTTTGAGGCCAATTATAGCATGAGTGGGCCAATGGCGTCTGCAAGTGCAAGCTTAAGACAGGCAAAGAACTCTTTCTCTAAAGATACGAAGGTTACAATCACTGCTCTTCAAGTCGGTGGAGATATTTCAAAAATCTCAGATATTTTCTACTCTGCTGATGGGAACGGATCTAAAGACTTTGTAAGTTGTAGTTTTGGAGATCTGGCCAAGTGTGAGAACGTTCTATCTAATGCTATTAAGTATGCAACAGATACTGAAGTGGGATTCCCATCTCAGATTAAGCCAGACACTGATATGAATTCAGCAATAGGTCCAGCCGTTTTAAAAACTTATGCTTATTCCTATGAAATGATGGGAGAGTATATTAACTTCTCACCTGCTCTAACTAGAGCAATCAAAGCAACGAGAAAAAATTTAAATAATCTCTTTGAAGATATTTTTGCCCAACATAATTTAGTTGAGACACTTATTAATAGTGGAACAATCAGATTAAGTCCTAGGCAATATGGTAAGTTTACACAAATGCAGTCAAATATCTTTACTCAAATGTATTCTTTAGCTGAGGGAATTGAGGACTGCTACCAAAAGCCTCTTGAGTGTAGTGAGATTTGGCTTGAATTTGAACCAACTAATGATGAAGGGGTTAAGCTCTACGCCGAAGAAGAATTTGAAGTTGAAAAAGAGACCTTTGCCCAGTGGTGTGACTTTGGTTATACACCATTTGCTACCGAGGGAACTTTGAATAGTGTAAATGCTCTTGTGAGTAGGGCCAAAGAAATTGACCCTGATCTCTTTGCTCCTCCAGGTGCAGGTATGGATGTTGATCTATGCTATATTGCTGGAAGTATTTTAGAGAAACAGAGAAGTCTTAGCGTAACTGAAAGCAATTTATCAGACCTAAGGCTAATAGCGACTCTAAAGAATTTAACTGAGTTAGATCTTGGAGATAATGAGATTGAAGATATCTCACCTTTGAGCTCTCTAGTAAATTTAACAAAGTTAAATCTAAGAGAGAATAGAATTTATAATCTTCAAGCTTTAACAAGCTTGCTAAATCTTACGTCACTAGAGTTATCGGATAATGAGATTGAAGATGCCTCACCTCTTTCAAGACTTGGTAATATTACTTATCTAGATCTAAGAAATAATGGTGTTGATATTGCTTGTCCATTTCCAGAAGAGGGAATTTGTTTAATAGCAGATTATAGATATAACAATGAATTTGTACCACTAACGAGAAATCACACAAACCTTCCTTCAAGATTAGGTCATCGTGTTTCTAAGCTAAGTAATGGAGATTTAATTGTAAGTGGTGATCTGTCTATGACAAATAATTCGGGGGCCATTGGTGCGCTTTCAAATTATCAGACAGAGTTCTTTCACAGCGGATCGATTGCAGTAAAGAGATCTTTTCACACATCAACAACTCTTGATAGTGACGAGGTTCTTCTAACTGGTGGTTGGCACGCCAATACAAGTGCAGAGCTCTACAACGGTAGAACAAAGAGTAGCAAGGCAATAGGAAATATGAATTTTCCTAGAGTTGAGCACGTAGCAACTAAATTAGATAATGGAGACGTTCTTATCACTGGTGGTTGGAAAGGTCGCAATCAATTTTGGACAGGGAGAGACTCACAGGCAACTGCTGAACTCTTTGATGCTACTACAAGAAAATTTGTAAATATCGGCTCAATGCGTGTTCCAAGAGCAGGTCATACTATGACAAAGCTAAATGATGGTCGTGTTCTTATCGTAGGAGGCTTCAAAGTTGATCATGAGAGTAACGGTCAAGGAATAGCTAGTGCCGAGATTTTTGATCCAAAATTCAATAGATTTACAAAGCTCACTTCGAGGCTTCGTTTTGGAAGAGGTCATCACACAGCAACTAAGTTGAAAGATGGACGAGTTCTAATTGTTGGTGGATTTTCTAAAGAGAATAAAGCAACTAATAGAATTGAGATTTTTAATCCAAAGAATAACTCTTTTCACTTAGTAGAAGAGACAATGAATGAGCAAAGGGCCTACCATCAAGCTGTACTTCTTCCAGATGGTAAAGTCTTTATCGTTGGTGGTGAAGTTGAGCACTTTGCGAGAAGAAATCCTCAAGATGAGTGTAAGACATGTTCAAAGACAGCGGAGATCTATGACCCTTACGCAGGTATTTCAACTCAGACATCGGCGCAAATGAATGTTCCAAGGTCACAATTTAGTGCGACTCTTACAAATGATAATAGAATAATTATTATTGGCGGTAAGGGTAATGATGCTAGATTTAGTGCATCTATGTTTGAATTCTCTGAATTCTAA
- the asd gene encoding aspartate-semialdehyde dehydrogenase, which produces MKKVGFVGWRGMVGSVLMDRMNELGDFKKIESIFFSTSQVGEKAPNYSSSELLKDALNIDELLEMDIIVTCQGGDYTKEVHPKLKSKNWNGYWIDAASTLRMNSDSVIVLDPVNRSVIDRALNDGIKDFVGGNCTVSLMMMALGGLFESDEIEWLTSMTYQAASGGGARHMKELLTQMKVVGTNFTQMDESLSKDIMKVDQLVTNTLRDGSLDISCFGAPLAGNLIPWIDSAVEAGQTREEWKGVAETNKILGRSENIIPIDGTCVRIGTMRCHSQAFTIKLKRNIPMDEITQMISSHNDWVKVIGNTPEETRSGLTPAAVSGTLDIPVGRLRKMNLGEQYLNAFTCGDQLLWGAAEPVRRMLGILVDSSL; this is translated from the coding sequence ATGAAGAAAGTTGGTTTTGTAGGTTGGAGAGGAATGGTTGGTTCAGTTCTTATGGATAGAATGAATGAGCTAGGAGACTTTAAGAAAATAGAGTCGATCTTTTTTTCTACCTCTCAAGTAGGAGAGAAGGCCCCTAATTACTCTAGCAGTGAACTCTTAAAGGATGCCCTCAATATTGATGAGCTTTTAGAAATGGATATAATTGTGACTTGTCAGGGTGGAGATTATACCAAAGAGGTTCACCCAAAGCTAAAATCAAAGAATTGGAATGGCTATTGGATAGATGCTGCAAGTACACTTAGAATGAATAGCGATAGTGTTATTGTTCTTGATCCGGTAAATAGATCAGTTATCGATAGGGCGCTAAATGACGGTATTAAAGACTTTGTTGGAGGAAATTGTACAGTATCCCTAATGATGATGGCCCTTGGCGGATTATTTGAGAGCGATGAGATTGAATGGCTTACTTCAATGACTTATCAAGCGGCATCTGGTGGTGGAGCTAGGCATATGAAAGAGCTTCTCACTCAAATGAAGGTCGTGGGAACAAATTTCACTCAAATGGATGAATCACTCTCTAAAGACATAATGAAAGTTGATCAACTCGTGACAAATACGCTTAGAGATGGGTCTTTGGACATTAGCTGCTTTGGAGCTCCTCTTGCTGGTAACCTAATCCCATGGATAGACTCTGCCGTTGAAGCAGGACAGACTCGTGAAGAGTGGAAAGGTGTAGCTGAAACCAATAAAATTCTTGGTCGTAGTGAAAATATCATTCCAATTGATGGAACTTGTGTGCGTATAGGAACTATGAGATGTCACTCTCAGGCCTTTACAATTAAATTGAAGAGAAATATTCCAATGGATGAGATTACACAAATGATTAGCTCTCATAACGATTGGGTTAAGGTCATAGGCAATACGCCAGAGGAAACGAGAAGTGGTCTCACACCGGCCGCTGTAAGTGGAACCCTCGATATTCCAGTAGGAAGACTTAGAAAAATGAATCTTGGAGAACAATATCTCAATGCCTTTACTTGTGGCGACCAACTCCTTTGGGGTGCAGCTGAGCCTGTGAGAAGAATGCTTGGGATTCTCGTTGACTCGTCTCTGTAG
- the lysC gene encoding lysine-sensitive aspartokinase 3, with the protein MSKLIVAKFGGSSMADAVAMKRSANVALEHRANLITVSATFGTTNNLIKLSKLALESSWDDCESLIGEIVEKHHSIAKDLGLEDLSELNKLLEEARTIAKGVNLLRDCSAKAFDTIQSLGERMSSLLFSKALSDTWNAVETKTVENFDVRKVLRTDDQFGKAQPLVKEIRNLCNEHLKLCKSNDVVYVTQGFIGQSEDGHTTTLGRGGSDYSAALLAEGIGADILQIWTDVAGIATTDPRIVPSAKLMSEITFSEAAELATFGAKILHPTTLTPALREDISVYVGSSYEPHALGTWIKKECDEAPLIRAMALKKDQSLLTLSTPKMLHSHGFLYEIFKIFNQYKVSVDSITTSEISVSLTVEDSTLLNKKLIAELETLATVKIEEKLCLVSLIGNNINHTAGLATRIFNSLGDINVRMICLGASKHNFCFLVDEKRANEAVVKLHEHFIGE; encoded by the coding sequence ATGTCGAAGTTGATCGTTGCTAAATTTGGTGGAAGTTCTATGGCCGATGCCGTGGCCATGAAGAGATCTGCTAATGTAGCGCTTGAGCATAGAGCAAATCTAATTACTGTTTCGGCCACATTTGGAACAACTAATAACCTTATTAAACTCTCTAAACTTGCTCTTGAATCGAGCTGGGACGACTGTGAATCTCTCATTGGTGAAATCGTAGAAAAGCACCATTCGATTGCAAAGGATCTGGGGCTTGAAGACTTGAGCGAGTTAAACAAACTCTTAGAAGAGGCTCGCACAATTGCAAAAGGAGTAAACCTCTTAAGGGATTGTTCGGCAAAGGCCTTTGACACAATCCAATCACTTGGAGAGAGAATGTCATCACTTCTCTTTTCCAAAGCACTCTCAGATACTTGGAACGCAGTAGAAACTAAGACTGTAGAGAACTTTGATGTTAGAAAAGTGCTTAGAACTGATGATCAATTTGGAAAGGCGCAACCTCTGGTAAAAGAGATTAGAAATCTTTGTAACGAGCACCTTAAATTATGTAAGAGCAACGATGTTGTCTACGTTACTCAAGGATTCATTGGACAAAGTGAAGACGGTCATACGACAACATTGGGTCGCGGTGGAAGTGATTATAGTGCCGCCCTTTTGGCCGAGGGAATTGGTGCAGACATTTTACAAATTTGGACTGATGTAGCGGGAATTGCCACAACTGATCCTCGCATTGTTCCAAGTGCAAAACTTATGAGTGAAATTACGTTTTCAGAGGCGGCCGAGCTTGCAACTTTTGGTGCAAAGATTCTACATCCAACGACTCTTACTCCAGCACTTAGAGAGGATATCTCTGTCTACGTTGGCTCAAGCTATGAACCCCACGCTCTAGGAACTTGGATCAAGAAAGAATGCGATGAAGCTCCTCTAATTAGAGCGATGGCCTTAAAGAAAGACCAGAGTCTACTTACGCTCAGTACACCGAAAATGCTCCACTCTCATGGCTTTCTCTATGAAATATTTAAAATATTCAATCAATATAAAGTGAGTGTTGATAGTATTACGACTTCAGAGATTTCTGTCTCTTTAACAGTTGAGGATTCTACTCTACTTAACAAGAAGTTAATTGCTGAATTAGAGACTCTCGCAACGGTAAAAATTGAAGAAAAACTTTGCTTAGTGTCTCTAATAGGTAACAATATTAATCACACTGCAGGACTGGCCACAAGGATATTTAATTCTCTCGGAGATATTAATGTGAGGATGATTTGTTTAGGAGCTTCCAAACACAACTTCTGCTTTCTAGTTGACGAGAAAAGGGCCAATGAAGCTGTAGTGAAACTACACGAACACTTTATTGGAGAATAA
- a CDS encoding 4-hydroxy-tetrahydrodipicolinate reductase, which translates to MKYAIIGNGKTGSYVSKILSERQCSFEIFNSTNKPTRENLRDFDVAICFIDGEVFKSLIPELLESDIDIVTGATGLDWSDDIRNAVIEKKRKWIKASNFSIGMNLVHKMISESFSKAQDLFENYTMNIHEVHHTKKLDAPSGTALKWQEWSKQEMPITSERIGDVVGDHIIELKTDNEIITLRHQATDRSIFASGAIKACEYFSELSVGLYDFEDLTLSKLLK; encoded by the coding sequence TTGAAATACGCAATTATTGGCAATGGCAAAACTGGTTCATATGTTTCAAAAATTCTTAGTGAAAGACAGTGCTCGTTTGAAATTTTCAATTCCACAAATAAACCGACACGAGAGAACTTAAGAGATTTTGACGTGGCCATCTGTTTTATAGATGGAGAGGTTTTTAAATCGTTAATTCCAGAACTTCTTGAAAGTGATATAGATATTGTCACAGGAGCAACAGGACTGGATTGGAGCGATGACATCAGAAATGCTGTTATAGAGAAAAAGAGAAAGTGGATCAAAGCATCTAATTTTTCTATCGGAATGAATCTTGTTCACAAAATGATTAGCGAGAGTTTTTCTAAGGCCCAAGATCTTTTTGAAAATTACACAATGAATATCCACGAAGTTCATCACACAAAGAAATTAGATGCGCCAAGTGGAACAGCTCTCAAGTGGCAAGAGTGGTCAAAGCAAGAGATGCCAATCACCTCAGAGAGAATTGGGGATGTGGTTGGAGATCATATCATTGAGCTTAAAACTGACAATGAAATTATCACGCTGAGACATCAGGCGACAGATAGAAGTATCTTTGCAAGTGGCGCTATAAAGGCATGCGAATACTTCAGTGAACTCTCTGTGGGCCTCTATGACTTCGAAGATTTAACACTTTCAAAATTATTAAAATAA